From Actinosynnema mirum DSM 43827, a single genomic window includes:
- a CDS encoding FAD-dependent oxidoreductase: protein MTEHHRITVLGAGLGGLALAAVLRRNGVEVTVHDLDASPTARDQGGMLDMHEDSGQVALRAAGAFDAFRAAVHEGGDATRVLDRHGVARLSEDGGGERPEIARGDLRRVLLDAAGGDVRWGSKAVAVHPLAGGRHRVVLADGHELTTDLLVGADGAWSRVRPLLSPAVPEYTGVSFVELTLPDVAERHPETAELAGPGGMFALGDERGFLAHRDGAGALHAYAALRIGPDWLGSIDFTDVEAARSELLRHFADWHPALRALITEAPAPLVPRPINALPRGHRWPRTPGVTLLGDAAHVMSPFAGEGANLAMLDGAELGAALLAHPGDVETALAAYEAAMFPRAEAAAAMSAAGLEACFEPSGPDALVTMMRGFAGTPA from the coding sequence ATGACCGAGCACCACCGGATCACCGTCCTCGGCGCGGGCCTCGGCGGCCTGGCGCTGGCCGCCGTGCTGCGCCGCAACGGCGTCGAGGTCACCGTCCACGACCTGGACGCCTCCCCCACCGCGCGGGACCAGGGCGGGATGCTCGACATGCACGAGGACTCCGGGCAGGTCGCGCTGCGGGCGGCGGGCGCGTTCGACGCCTTCCGCGCGGCGGTCCACGAGGGCGGCGACGCGACCCGCGTGCTGGACCGGCACGGGGTCGCGCGCCTGAGCGAGGACGGCGGCGGCGAACGCCCCGAGATCGCGCGCGGCGACCTGCGGCGCGTCCTGCTGGACGCGGCGGGCGGCGACGTGCGGTGGGGCTCGAAGGCCGTGGCGGTCCACCCGCTCGCGGGCGGGCGGCACCGGGTGGTGCTCGCCGACGGCCACGAGCTGACCACCGACCTGCTGGTCGGCGCGGACGGCGCGTGGTCGCGGGTCCGCCCGCTGCTGTCCCCGGCGGTCCCGGAGTACACCGGGGTGTCGTTCGTGGAGCTGACCCTGCCGGACGTCGCGGAGCGGCACCCGGAGACCGCCGAGCTGGCGGGCCCCGGCGGGATGTTCGCGCTGGGCGACGAGCGCGGCTTCCTCGCGCACCGGGACGGCGCGGGCGCGCTGCACGCGTACGCGGCGCTGCGGATCGGCCCGGACTGGCTGGGCTCGATCGACTTCACCGACGTCGAGGCCGCCAGGTCCGAGCTGCTGCGGCACTTCGCCGACTGGCACCCGGCCCTGCGCGCGCTGATCACCGAGGCGCCCGCGCCGCTGGTCCCGAGGCCGATCAACGCCCTGCCGCGGGGCCACCGCTGGCCGCGCACCCCCGGCGTCACCCTCCTCGGCGACGCGGCGCACGTGATGTCGCCGTTCGCGGGCGAGGGCGCGAACCTGGCGATGCTGGACGGGGCGGAGCTGGGCGCGGCGCTGCTCGCCCACCCCGGCGACGTCGAGACGGCGCTCGCGGCCTACGAGGCGGCGATGTTCCCCCGCGCCGAGGCCGCGGCGGCGATGTCGGCGGCCGGCCTGGAGGCGTGCTTCGAACCCTCGGGCCCGGACGCGCTGGTCACGATGATGCGGGGCTTCGCCGGGACCCCGGCCTGA
- a CDS encoding phytoene/squalene synthase family protein, giving the protein MSVDRELDAADVRDPLLRDAYRRCRELNAEHGRTYYLATRLLQREQRPAVHALYGFARWADDVVDEVHDGRTARERAAGLSEVDRALTAGLDAGRSEHPVVAAVVDTARRYDIDRAHFTDFLRSMRMDLTVADYATYDDLAEYVHGSAAVIGLQVLPVLGTVVPRAEAEPAAAALGVAFQLTNFLRDVGEDLDRGRVYLPLDELAAFGVDRELLEWARRRDRTDPRVRKALAHQVARARSVYRRAEPGIAMLAPRSRPCVATAYRLYGRILDLIEDADYDVLSRRVVVSTGRRLAIALPALAKAAMARSA; this is encoded by the coding sequence ATGTCCGTCGACCGAGAACTCGACGCCGCCGACGTGCGAGACCCGCTGCTGCGCGACGCCTACCGGCGCTGCCGGGAGCTGAACGCCGAGCACGGGCGCACCTACTACCTGGCGACCCGGCTGCTCCAGCGCGAGCAGCGGCCCGCCGTGCACGCCCTCTACGGCTTCGCCCGCTGGGCCGACGACGTGGTGGACGAGGTGCACGACGGCCGCACCGCGCGCGAGCGGGCGGCAGGACTGTCCGAAGTGGACCGGGCGCTGACGGCGGGGCTGGACGCGGGGCGCAGCGAGCACCCGGTGGTGGCGGCCGTGGTGGACACCGCCCGCCGCTACGACATCGACCGCGCCCACTTCACCGACTTCCTGCGCTCGATGCGGATGGACCTGACCGTCGCCGACTACGCGACCTACGACGACCTCGCCGAGTACGTGCACGGCTCGGCCGCCGTGATCGGCCTGCAGGTGCTGCCGGTGCTGGGCACGGTCGTGCCGCGCGCCGAGGCGGAACCGGCGGCGGCGGCGCTGGGCGTGGCGTTCCAGCTGACCAACTTCCTGCGCGACGTCGGCGAGGACCTGGACCGGGGGCGGGTGTACCTGCCGCTGGACGAGCTGGCCGCGTTCGGCGTGGACCGGGAGCTGCTGGAGTGGGCGCGGCGGCGCGACCGCACCGACCCGAGGGTGCGCAAGGCGCTGGCGCACCAGGTCGCGCGGGCCCGGTCGGTGTACCGGCGGGCGGAGCCGGGGATCGCGATGCTGGCGCCGCGCTCGCGGCCGTGCGTGGCGACCGCGTACCGGCTGTACGGGCGCATCCTGGACCTGATCGAGGACGCGGACTACGACGTGCTGTCCCGGCGGGTCGTGGTGTCCACCGGGCGGCGGCTGGCGATCGCGCTGCCCGCGCTGGCCAAGGCGGCGATGGCGCGGTCGGCCTGA
- a CDS encoding class I SAM-dependent methyltransferase produces the protein MRVDQVPVAFDAAARGYDGLVGMNPGYHRDLRQAAAKLRIPDRGRGARLLDLGCGTGASTAALLSVAPEAEITGVDASAGMIARARAKDWPETVRFVGARAEDLAEEGPFDGVFAAYLVRNLADPDPVLRAVHDLLKPDAAFVAHDYSVRDSWAGAAVWTAVCWSVIIPAGAVVTRDPKLYTYLWRSALRFDGAGRFRDRLRRTGFTAVSSSTAGGWQRGIAHTFRGVRA, from the coding sequence ATGCGCGTTGATCAGGTGCCGGTCGCGTTCGACGCGGCGGCGCGCGGTTACGACGGCCTGGTCGGGATGAACCCCGGCTACCACCGGGACCTGCGGCAGGCCGCCGCGAAGTTGCGGATCCCCGATCGCGGCAGGGGGGCGCGGCTGCTCGACCTGGGCTGCGGCACGGGCGCGTCCACGGCGGCGCTGCTGTCGGTCGCGCCCGAGGCGGAGATCACCGGGGTGGACGCCTCGGCGGGCATGATCGCGCGGGCGCGGGCCAAGGACTGGCCGGAGACGGTGCGGTTCGTGGGCGCCCGCGCCGAGGACCTGGCCGAGGAGGGCCCGTTCGACGGGGTGTTCGCGGCCTACCTGGTGCGCAACCTCGCCGACCCGGACCCGGTGCTGCGCGCCGTGCACGACCTGCTCAAGCCGGACGCGGCGTTCGTCGCCCACGACTACTCGGTGCGCGACTCGTGGGCGGGCGCCGCGGTGTGGACGGCGGTGTGCTGGTCGGTGATCATCCCCGCGGGCGCGGTGGTCACCCGCGACCCGAAGCTCTACACCTACCTGTGGCGCAGCGCGCTGCGCTTCGACGGGGCGGGCCGGTTCCGGGACCGCTTGCGCCGCACCGGGTTCACCGCCGTCTCCAGCAGCACCGCGGGCGGCTGGCAGCGGGGGATCGCGCACACCTTCCGGGGCGTGCGGGCGTGA
- a CDS encoding TetR/AcrR family transcriptional regulator: MTPRPSRRERPAKPALTRDGIIATAVGVLRAEGLDKVTMRRLAAELDTGPASLYVYVRNTGELHAAVLDTLLGEVDRPAATGPWLDRLTGLLSSYTRVLFAHPGLARSALVSRPHGPNYVALVDAVLGLLHEGGVPVDRAAWALDVLLQLATATAAEHSEPGADDAEQWAALSEVVRTADPTTHPHIARAGDHLLSGTGPDRLTWAFAALVAGAAHTPRESTP; the protein is encoded by the coding sequence ATGACCCCACGCCCGAGCCGCCGGGAGCGCCCGGCCAAGCCGGCACTCACCCGTGACGGCATCATCGCCACCGCCGTCGGCGTCCTGCGCGCCGAAGGGCTCGACAAGGTCACCATGCGCAGGCTCGCCGCCGAGCTGGACACCGGCCCCGCCTCGCTCTACGTCTACGTCCGCAACACCGGCGAGCTGCACGCCGCCGTGCTCGACACCCTGCTCGGCGAGGTCGACCGCCCCGCTGCCACCGGCCCCTGGCTCGACCGGCTCACCGGCCTGCTGTCCTCCTACACCCGCGTCCTGTTCGCGCACCCCGGCCTCGCCCGGTCCGCGCTGGTCAGCCGCCCGCACGGGCCGAACTACGTCGCGCTGGTCGACGCGGTCCTCGGCCTGCTGCACGAGGGCGGCGTGCCCGTGGACCGGGCCGCTTGGGCGCTCGACGTGCTGCTGCAGCTGGCCACCGCCACGGCGGCCGAGCACTCCGAGCCCGGCGCCGACGACGCCGAGCAGTGGGCCGCGCTGTCCGAGGTCGTGCGCACCGCCGACCCCACCACCCACCCGCACATCGCCCGAGCGGGCGACCACCTGCTCTCCGGCACCGGGCCCGACCGCCTCACCTGGGCGTTCGCCGCGCTGGTCGCCGGAGCCGCGCACACCCCCAGGGAGAGCACGCCATGA
- a CDS encoding DUF5914 domain-containing protein, whose protein sequence is MPYRMPLRRFSARPWPEQEPTWRDAKPALIEAALKRATARPSGNWYVVGASSEITADRPFGRSIGGTEVVLWRGEDGELLAGPGSCPHLGAPLCDGAVHAGKVVCRWHGLALGGRKFGGWSPFPAHDDGVLVWVRLDALGGEEPLPEPVLPERPPAPFVDAVATLVGRCEPDDVIANRLDPWHGAWFHPYSFANLSVLETPTEEQDRFLVEVTFKVAGKVGVPVIAAFTCPEPRTIVMHIVEGEGAGSVVETHATPLSPGLDGAARTAVVEATIAHSARPGFGLARTVAPVIRPLMRMAAARLWRDDLDYAERRYALRSKGLFPG, encoded by the coding sequence ATGCCCTACCGGATGCCGCTGCGCCGCTTCAGCGCGCGCCCGTGGCCCGAGCAGGAGCCGACCTGGCGCGACGCGAAGCCCGCGCTGATCGAGGCCGCGCTCAAGCGGGCCACCGCCCGCCCGTCCGGCAACTGGTACGTGGTGGGCGCGAGCAGCGAGATCACCGCGGACCGCCCGTTCGGCCGGTCGATCGGCGGGACCGAGGTGGTGCTGTGGCGCGGAGAGGACGGCGAACTGCTGGCCGGACCGGGGTCCTGCCCGCACCTGGGCGCGCCGCTGTGCGACGGGGCGGTGCACGCGGGCAAGGTGGTGTGCCGCTGGCACGGCCTGGCGCTGGGCGGGAGGAAGTTCGGCGGCTGGAGCCCGTTCCCCGCGCACGACGACGGCGTGCTGGTGTGGGTGCGGCTGGACGCGCTCGGCGGCGAGGAGCCGCTGCCGGAGCCGGTGCTGCCGGAGCGCCCGCCCGCGCCGTTCGTGGACGCGGTCGCGACGCTGGTGGGGCGCTGCGAGCCGGACGACGTGATCGCGAACCGGCTGGACCCGTGGCACGGCGCGTGGTTCCACCCGTACTCGTTCGCGAACCTGTCCGTGCTGGAGACGCCGACCGAGGAGCAGGACCGGTTCCTGGTCGAGGTGACGTTCAAGGTCGCGGGCAAGGTCGGGGTGCCGGTGATCGCCGCGTTCACCTGCCCGGAGCCCAGGACGATCGTGATGCACATCGTGGAGGGCGAGGGGGCGGGCAGCGTCGTGGAGACGCACGCGACGCCGTTGTCGCCCGGCCTGGACGGCGCGGCCCGCACCGCCGTGGTGGAGGCGACGATCGCGCACTCGGCCCGGCCGGGGTTCGGGCTGGCGCGCACGGTGGCGCCGGTGATCCGGCCGCTGATGCGCATGGCCGCCGCCCGGTTGTGGCGCGACGACCTCGACTACGCGGAGCGGCGCTACGCGTTGCGCAGCAAGGGTTTGTTCCCCGGCTGA
- a CDS encoding NAD(P)/FAD-dependent oxidoreductase, whose translation MTRDRRARRIPGPRGTAVAAGDPPVVVVVGGGIAGLSAATVLSERGVRVVVCEREDHLGGRVGGWPTELADGSRVTMTRGFHAFFRQYYNLRSLLGRVDPTGSALVAMPDYPLWHAGGHREGFAGLPRSTPWNAAGFLLRSPTFRWRDLPGVDARAALPLLDVSVPRTYHELDHLDAASYLERLRFPEAAHALAFEVFSRSFFAHPNRMSAAELATMFHIYFLGSAEGLLFDVAADPFPHGLWDPLARRITARGGEVRTGCAVESVRPGGPRRFTVRAGGEELHADAVVLALDVGGLKSVVSGSRLGSAKWRDRVAALESAPPFLVSRYWLDRPVWPDRPGFLGTSGYGALDNVTVLNAYEHEARAWAARTGGSVVELHGYSLPAGVDEESARRGLLEQLRVVYPETREARVVDERHELRADCPLFPPGGFARRPGVRTPDDFLVLAGDLVRIDLPVALMERAATTGFAAANLLLERWGIAGQELWTVPLRGRGPVLRRVARKWGRSPGPGEDDAVRPVLHTA comes from the coding sequence GTGACGCGGGACCGAAGGGCGCGCAGGATCCCCGGCCCGCGCGGCACGGCGGTCGCGGCCGGTGACCCGCCCGTGGTCGTCGTGGTGGGCGGCGGCATCGCCGGGCTGTCGGCGGCCACGGTGCTGTCCGAGCGCGGCGTGCGGGTGGTGGTGTGCGAGCGGGAGGACCACCTCGGCGGCCGGGTCGGCGGCTGGCCGACCGAGCTGGCGGACGGCAGCCGGGTCACGATGACGCGCGGGTTCCACGCGTTCTTCCGGCAGTACTACAACCTGCGCTCGCTGCTGGGCCGGGTCGACCCGACCGGGTCCGCGCTGGTCGCGATGCCGGACTACCCGCTGTGGCACGCGGGCGGGCACCGCGAGGGCTTCGCCGGGCTGCCGCGCAGCACGCCGTGGAACGCCGCCGGGTTCCTGCTGCGCAGCCCCACGTTCCGCTGGCGCGACCTTCCCGGCGTGGACGCGCGGGCCGCGCTGCCGCTGCTGGACGTGTCGGTGCCGCGCACCTACCACGAGCTGGACCACCTGGACGCGGCGAGCTACCTGGAGCGCCTGCGCTTCCCGGAGGCCGCGCACGCGCTGGCGTTCGAGGTGTTCTCCCGCAGCTTCTTCGCCCACCCCAACCGGATGTCGGCGGCGGAGCTGGCGACGATGTTCCACATCTACTTCCTCGGCTCGGCCGAGGGCCTGCTGTTCGACGTGGCCGCCGACCCGTTCCCGCACGGGTTGTGGGACCCGCTGGCCCGCCGGATCACCGCGCGCGGCGGCGAGGTCCGCACCGGGTGCGCGGTCGAGTCGGTGCGACCGGGCGGGCCGCGCCGGTTCACCGTGCGCGCGGGCGGCGAGGAGCTGCACGCGGACGCGGTGGTGCTGGCGCTGGACGTGGGCGGGCTCAAGTCGGTGGTGTCCGGGTCCCGGCTCGGCAGCGCGAAGTGGCGCGACCGGGTGGCCGCGCTGGAGAGCGCGCCGCCGTTCCTGGTGTCCCGGTACTGGCTGGACCGGCCGGTGTGGCCGGACCGGCCGGGGTTCCTGGGCACCAGCGGGTACGGGGCGCTGGACAACGTGACGGTGCTCAACGCCTACGAGCACGAGGCGCGGGCGTGGGCGGCGCGCACCGGCGGGTCCGTCGTGGAGCTGCACGGCTACTCGCTGCCGGCCGGCGTCGACGAGGAGAGCGCGCGGCGGGGGCTGCTGGAGCAGCTGCGGGTGGTGTACCCGGAGACGCGGGAGGCGCGGGTGGTGGACGAGCGGCACGAGCTGCGCGCGGACTGCCCGCTGTTCCCGCCGGGCGGGTTCGCGCGCAGGCCGGGCGTGCGCACCCCGGACGACTTCCTCGTGCTGGCCGGGGACCTGGTGCGCATCGACCTGCCGGTGGCGCTGATGGAGCGGGCCGCCACCACCGGGTTCGCCGCCGCGAATTTGCTGCTGGAGCGGTGGGGGATCGCCGGGCAGGAGCTGTGGACGGTGCCGCTGCGCGGGCGCGGACCGGTGCTGCGGCGCGTGGCCAGGAAGTGGGGGCGCAGTCCGGGGCCGGGCGAGGACGACGCGGTCCGACCGGTGCTGCACACGGCCTGA
- a CDS encoding lycopene cyclase domain-containing protein, producing MREYLIASAASVPLTVLLELLVLRTGLFRKRAYWITMAVVLGFQVPVDGWLTKLDAPIVVYADWAASGLRFPWDIPVEDFLFGFSMVTVTLLLWERARARKTEHADAR from the coding sequence GTGAGGGAGTACCTGATCGCCTCGGCGGCCTCGGTGCCGCTGACCGTGCTGCTGGAGCTGCTGGTGCTGCGCACCGGCCTGTTCCGCAAGCGCGCCTACTGGATCACCATGGCGGTCGTCCTCGGGTTCCAGGTCCCGGTGGACGGCTGGCTCACCAAGCTCGACGCGCCGATCGTGGTCTACGCCGACTGGGCGGCCAGCGGTCTGCGCTTCCCCTGGGACATCCCGGTCGAGGACTTCCTGTTCGGCTTCTCGATGGTCACGGTCACGCTCCTGCTGTGGGAGCGGGCCCGCGCGAGGAAAACGGAGCACGCGGATGCGCGTTGA
- a CDS encoding aldo/keto reductase: MRHVKLGSTGLDVSPLSLGCMTYGEPDRGNHTWTLPEEPSRELLKQALEAGVNFFDTANVYSDGSSEEILGRALRDFAAREEVVIATKVHGRMRPGPNGGGLSRKAILTEIDASLTRLGVDHVDLYQIHRLDRSVPLEETLEALHDLVRAGKVRYLGASSMHAWEFAKALYTQKANGWARFVSMQNHYNLLSREEEREMLPLCADAGVGVIPWSPLARGKLTRDWEATTERSTTDRFGSTLYRVEESDRRIVSAVGEVAAARGVSRAQVALAWVSRNPVVTAPIVGVRTSEQLVDAVASLELELTDDEVASLEAAYTPRVNEGIHL, encoded by the coding sequence GTGCGGCACGTGAAGCTCGGCAGCACCGGACTGGACGTCTCGCCCCTGTCCCTGGGGTGCATGACCTACGGCGAGCCCGATCGGGGCAACCACACCTGGACGCTCCCCGAGGAGCCCAGCCGGGAGCTGCTCAAGCAGGCGCTCGAGGCGGGCGTCAACTTCTTCGACACCGCGAACGTCTACTCCGACGGCTCCAGCGAGGAGATCCTCGGCCGGGCCCTGCGCGACTTCGCCGCGCGCGAGGAGGTCGTCATCGCGACCAAGGTGCACGGCCGGATGCGGCCCGGCCCGAACGGCGGCGGGCTGTCCCGCAAGGCGATCCTGACCGAGATCGACGCCAGCCTCACCCGGCTCGGCGTCGACCACGTCGACCTCTACCAGATCCACCGGCTGGACCGCTCGGTCCCGCTGGAGGAGACCCTGGAGGCGCTGCACGACCTGGTGCGGGCGGGCAAGGTCCGCTACCTGGGCGCCTCGTCGATGCACGCGTGGGAGTTCGCCAAGGCGCTGTACACCCAGAAGGCGAACGGGTGGGCGCGGTTCGTCTCGATGCAGAACCACTACAACCTGCTCAGCCGCGAGGAGGAGCGGGAGATGCTGCCGCTGTGCGCGGACGCCGGGGTCGGGGTGATCCCGTGGAGCCCGCTGGCGCGAGGCAAGCTGACCCGCGACTGGGAGGCGACGACCGAGCGCTCGACCACCGACCGGTTCGGCTCGACGCTGTACCGGGTGGAGGAGAGCGACCGGCGGATCGTCTCGGCGGTCGGCGAGGTGGCCGCCGCGCGCGGGGTGTCCAGGGCGCAGGTGGCGCTGGCGTGGGTGTCGCGCAACCCGGTGGTGACCGCGCCGATCGTGGGGGTGCGGACCTCGGAGCAGCTGGTGGACGCGGTGGCGTCGCTGGAGCTGGAGCTGACCGACGACGAGGTGGCCTCGCTGGAGGCCGCGTACACGCCGCGGGTCAACGAGGGCATCCACCTCTGA
- a CDS encoding lycopene cyclase domain-containing protein yields MEDRWHYLLVLLTCLLVTAPLEALGRGVYRRAGDLVRAICPVVVVFGVWDLVAIARGHWDFNTRFTTGVVLPGGVPVEELLFFVVIPLCSVLTYEAVRGTAALLGGRRRELEAVR; encoded by the coding sequence ATGGAGGACCGCTGGCACTACCTGCTCGTCCTGCTCACCTGCCTGCTGGTCACCGCGCCCCTGGAAGCGCTGGGCCGGGGCGTGTACCGCAGGGCGGGCGACCTGGTCCGGGCGATCTGCCCGGTCGTCGTGGTGTTCGGGGTCTGGGACCTGGTCGCCATCGCGCGCGGCCACTGGGACTTCAACACCCGCTTCACCACCGGCGTCGTCCTGCCCGGCGGGGTGCCGGTGGAAGAGCTGCTGTTCTTCGTCGTCATCCCGCTCTGCTCCGTGCTCACCTACGAGGCGGTGCGGGGCACGGCCGCCCTGCTCGGCGGGCGGCGGCGCGAGCTGGAGGCGGTGCGGTGA